The Synchiropus splendidus isolate RoL2022-P1 chromosome 1, RoL_Sspl_1.0, whole genome shotgun sequence genome includes a window with the following:
- the dmap1 gene encoding DNA methyltransferase 1-associated protein 1 isoform X2 produces the protein MATGADVRDILELTGGENDGPISKKDLINSDKKKSKKATETLTFKRPEGMHREVYALLYSDKKDAPPLLPSDTTQGYRTVKAKLGCKKVRPWKWMPFTNPARKDGAIFHHWRRSAEEGKDYPFARFNKTVQVPVYSEQEYQSHLHDDGWTKSETDHLFDLCKRFDLRFIVVHDRYDHQQYRKRSVEDLKERYYSVCGKLTKVRAASGTEPKIYIFDAGHERRRKEQLEKLFNRTPEQVAEEEYLMQELRKIENRKKEREKKEQDLQKLIKAADTTTEMRRAEKRVSKKKLPQKRETEKPAVPETAGIKFPDFKSSGVTLRSQRMKLQGSVGQKKIKAIEQILIDQGVDINPMPTEEIVQMFNELRSDLVLLYELKQAHSSCEYEQQMLRHRYEALFKSGSGTVTGGIMSAAITQQGDVSNANNSATAATPGNEAQLWAGADDIKLEAKEQIIDVVGAPLTPNSRKRRESASSSSSVKKVKKA, from the exons ATGGCTACCGGTGCTGATGTGAGGGACATTTTGGAGTTGACAGGAGGCGAGAATGATGGTCCTATCAGCAAGAAGGACCTCATTAATTCAGACAAG aaaaaaTCTAAGAAGGCAACAGAGACATTGACATTCAAGAGGCCAGAGGGAATGCACAGAGAAGTCTATGCTCTGCTGTATTCAGATAAGAA agaTGCTCCTCCTTTGCTACCCAGCGATACCACTCAGGGATACAGGACTGTCAAAGCAAAACTGGGCTGTAAGAAAGTACGACCATGGAAGTGGATGCCCTTCACCAACCCAGCCCGCAAGGATGGGGCAATTTTCCACCATTGGAGACGGTCAGCAGAAGAAGGCAAAGACTACCCATTTGCTCGCTTTAACAAG ACGGTGCAAGTGCCAGTGTACTCTGAGCAGGAATATCAGAGTCATCTCCATGACGACGGCTGGACCAAATCAGAAACCGACCATCTTTTCGATTTATGCAAGCGCTTTGATCTTCGATTCATAGTTGTCCATGACCGTTATGACCACCAACAATACAGA AAACGCTCTGTGGAGGACTTGAAAGAGCGCTACTATAGTGTTTGTGGGAAGCTCACCAAGGTTCGTGCGGCGTCTGGGACAGAGCCGAAGATCTATATATTTGATGCTGGTCATGAGCGCCGGCGCAAAGAGCAATTGGAGAAGCTCTTCAATCGCACTCCTGAACAG GTGGCAGAGGAAGAATATCTTATGCAGGAGCTGAGAAAGATagaaaacaggaagaaagagCGAGAAAAGAAAGAACAGGATCTGCAGAAACTTATCAAGGCAGCTGACACCACCACTGAGATGAGGCGGGCGGAGAAGAGGGTCTCTAAGAAGAAACTCCCacaaaagagagaaacagaaaagccG GCTGTTCCAGAGACTGCTGGCATCAAGTTCCCTGATTTCAAATCATCAGGTGTCACACTGCGCAGCCAGAGG ATGAAACTGCAGGGCTCGGTGGGCCAGAAGAAGATCAAGGCCATTGAGCAGATCCTGATAGATCAAGGAGTGG ATATCAACCCCATGCCCACGGAGGAGATCGTACAGATGTTCAATGAACTGCGCAGTGACTTGGTGCTGCTCTACGAGCTGAAGCAGGCACACAGCAGCTGTGAATACGAACAGCAGATGCTGCGTCACCGCTACGAGGCTCTGTTCAAATCCGGGAGTGGAACCGTCACCGGTGGGATCATGTCTGCTGCCATCACCCAACAAGGAGATGTTTCAAATGCCAACAACAGTGCCACGGCGGCAACGCCAGGGAACGAAGCTCAGCTTTGGGCTGGTGCTGATGACATCAAGCTGGAGGCAAAGGAGCAGATCATTGATGTGGTTGGAGCACCGCTGACACCTAACTCG CGTAAACGGAGAGAGTCGGCGTCCAGCTCGTCGTCCGTGAAAAAAGTGAAGAAGGCTTGA
- the dmap1 gene encoding DNA methyltransferase 1-associated protein 1 isoform X1: MLTGLLGKKQDMATGADVRDILELTGGENDGPISKKDLINSDKKKSKKATETLTFKRPEGMHREVYALLYSDKKDAPPLLPSDTTQGYRTVKAKLGCKKVRPWKWMPFTNPARKDGAIFHHWRRSAEEGKDYPFARFNKTVQVPVYSEQEYQSHLHDDGWTKSETDHLFDLCKRFDLRFIVVHDRYDHQQYRKRSVEDLKERYYSVCGKLTKVRAASGTEPKIYIFDAGHERRRKEQLEKLFNRTPEQVAEEEYLMQELRKIENRKKEREKKEQDLQKLIKAADTTTEMRRAEKRVSKKKLPQKRETEKPAVPETAGIKFPDFKSSGVTLRSQRMKLQGSVGQKKIKAIEQILIDQGVDINPMPTEEIVQMFNELRSDLVLLYELKQAHSSCEYEQQMLRHRYEALFKSGSGTVTGGIMSAAITQQGDVSNANNSATAATPGNEAQLWAGADDIKLEAKEQIIDVVGAPLTPNSRKRRESASSSSSVKKVKKA, encoded by the exons ATGCTAACT GGTTTACTGGGGAAAAAACAAGACATGGCTACCGGTGCTGATGTGAGGGACATTTTGGAGTTGACAGGAGGCGAGAATGATGGTCCTATCAGCAAGAAGGACCTCATTAATTCAGACAAG aaaaaaTCTAAGAAGGCAACAGAGACATTGACATTCAAGAGGCCAGAGGGAATGCACAGAGAAGTCTATGCTCTGCTGTATTCAGATAAGAA agaTGCTCCTCCTTTGCTACCCAGCGATACCACTCAGGGATACAGGACTGTCAAAGCAAAACTGGGCTGTAAGAAAGTACGACCATGGAAGTGGATGCCCTTCACCAACCCAGCCCGCAAGGATGGGGCAATTTTCCACCATTGGAGACGGTCAGCAGAAGAAGGCAAAGACTACCCATTTGCTCGCTTTAACAAG ACGGTGCAAGTGCCAGTGTACTCTGAGCAGGAATATCAGAGTCATCTCCATGACGACGGCTGGACCAAATCAGAAACCGACCATCTTTTCGATTTATGCAAGCGCTTTGATCTTCGATTCATAGTTGTCCATGACCGTTATGACCACCAACAATACAGA AAACGCTCTGTGGAGGACTTGAAAGAGCGCTACTATAGTGTTTGTGGGAAGCTCACCAAGGTTCGTGCGGCGTCTGGGACAGAGCCGAAGATCTATATATTTGATGCTGGTCATGAGCGCCGGCGCAAAGAGCAATTGGAGAAGCTCTTCAATCGCACTCCTGAACAG GTGGCAGAGGAAGAATATCTTATGCAGGAGCTGAGAAAGATagaaaacaggaagaaagagCGAGAAAAGAAAGAACAGGATCTGCAGAAACTTATCAAGGCAGCTGACACCACCACTGAGATGAGGCGGGCGGAGAAGAGGGTCTCTAAGAAGAAACTCCCacaaaagagagaaacagaaaagccG GCTGTTCCAGAGACTGCTGGCATCAAGTTCCCTGATTTCAAATCATCAGGTGTCACACTGCGCAGCCAGAGG ATGAAACTGCAGGGCTCGGTGGGCCAGAAGAAGATCAAGGCCATTGAGCAGATCCTGATAGATCAAGGAGTGG ATATCAACCCCATGCCCACGGAGGAGATCGTACAGATGTTCAATGAACTGCGCAGTGACTTGGTGCTGCTCTACGAGCTGAAGCAGGCACACAGCAGCTGTGAATACGAACAGCAGATGCTGCGTCACCGCTACGAGGCTCTGTTCAAATCCGGGAGTGGAACCGTCACCGGTGGGATCATGTCTGCTGCCATCACCCAACAAGGAGATGTTTCAAATGCCAACAACAGTGCCACGGCGGCAACGCCAGGGAACGAAGCTCAGCTTTGGGCTGGTGCTGATGACATCAAGCTGGAGGCAAAGGAGCAGATCATTGATGTGGTTGGAGCACCGCTGACACCTAACTCG CGTAAACGGAGAGAGTCGGCGTCCAGCTCGTCGTCCGTGAAAAAAGTGAAGAAGGCTTGA